The DNA segment TTCCTTATCCTTGTCCTTGTCGCCGCCCTTTTCCTTGGCCATATCGTTCTCCGTTAAAATCCGAGCGCCTTGAGCACGCCTTTCGCGGGGGCGCCGCGCGTCGCGCGCCAGATCGCCTCGAGCAGCGGCGCTTTGACCTTATAGCGCCGGCACAGCTCGCGCGCGCTGGCGGAGGCCTCGATGCCCTCGACGACCGTGGGGATCTCGGCGAGCGCGCGCTTGGGCGTCAGGCCTTTCCCGAGCTTTTCCCCGAACCCTCGGTTCCGGGACTCGGGGGAGGTGCCGGTCGCGATCAGGTCGCCGAGGCCCGACAGGCCGTAGATGGTGTTGTAGTGGCCGCCCCGGGCATGGATGAGGCTCGCCATCTCGGCCAGCCCCTGCACGAGCAGGGCCGCCTTGGTGTTCGCGCCGGTGCCGAGGCCGTCGAGGATGCCGGCGCCGATGGCGATAGCGTTCTTCAGCGAGCCGCCGAGCTCCACGCCGTGGCGGTCGGGCCAGTGGGTCACGTTGAGGGCGCCGCCGTCGAACAGGCGCACCAGGACCTTCGCCTCGGCGCCTTCGGGTCCGCCGAGCATCATCCCCGTCGGGACGCCGCGGGCGACCTCGCGGGCGAACGAGGGGCCCGACAGAGTCCAGACCTTGCCGCGGAGAGCGGGGAGCTCGCGGGAGATGATGTCGCCCATCGTGGCCAAGGTGTGGGGTTCGACGCCCTTGGACGCGTTGACGGCGACCGCGTTTTTCGGCAGACCGATCCCGCGAATGTTTTTCGCCGTCGCGGCCAACGCTCGGGACGGCAGCACGAACAGCAAGACATCGACGTCTTTTACGGCAACGGCAACGTCGTGGGTGACCTTGATGGCCCCATCCAAACGAAACCCGGGGATCTGCGCGTGACGACGAGTTTTATTCAAACTCGCCGCGAGCTCCGGCACGAACTCCCAGATCGTGACCTTCGCTTTCTTGTTGGCCAGATGCTGGGCTAAGACGCAGCCCCACATCCCGCCGCCTAACACCGTTACCTTAAGCTGACGGGCCATGGATTCCCAGCTCCTTGTTCTCGATCAACCGCTTCAGATTGGGTATGTGCTTGTAGATGATCAGCGCGCCGGCGACGCCGGCCGCGATGCAATAGGCCTGCTTGGCTCCGAGGGCGACGGCGGCGATGGGGAGCACGATCGCGGCGGTCATCGACCCGACCGAGATGTGGCCGGAGACCTTCACGGCGAGGGCGAAGGCTCCGATCGTGACGGCCATCGGCCACGGAAGCAAAGCCAGGAAGACTCCCGCGGAGGTGGCCACGCCCTTTCCCCCCCTGAAGCCGAGAAGGGGCGTCCAGTTGTGGCCGATGATCGCGGCGGCGCCGGCGGCGATCGCCAGTTCGGGACGGCGCGGCTGGGTGGCGATCGACAGGTAGACGGGCGCGTAGCCCTTCAAAGCGTCCACGACGAGGGTGATGGCGCCGGCGAGCGCGCCGGCGTTGCGGTAGACGTTCGCGGTGCCGGGGTTGCCCGAGCCGCGGGTGCGGATGTCGTAGCCCTTGAGGCGTTTGACGACGAGATAGCCCGTGGGGATGCCGCCGGCGAAGTAGCCGAACAGGATCAGCGCGGCGTCGCGGAAATCTATCATTATTTTCAGCGTTATCCGGCCTTGCCTCGGGCCGTATACCCCAGAGAATAGCCTGTCAGGCGGCCGGAGTCAATAAGGACTGTAAACGGCTCCAGTTTTCGGCCGTCACCCTCAACCGGAAGCGGATCTTCTCCCCCATCACCTTGCGCTCGAGGATCTGCGCGGACTCGTACAAGCGGGCGGTCCAGGAGCCGGCCTGGGCGGCGGGCGCGTCGATCTCGCGCAGCAGCCACTTCCGGGAGAGCGCCTCCTCGACGCGCGCGAGGACCTCGGGGATGCCGTCGCCGGAGGCGGCCGACATCAGGATCGCCTCCGGATAGCGTCTCACGAGGTCGTCCCGCTCGGCGGGGGTCAGGCGGTCGGCCTTGTTGAAGGCCTCGACGCGCGGTATGCCGCCCGTCGCGAGGTCCTCGAGGGTGAGCTTGACCGAGGCGTGCTGGCCGTCGAGCTCTCGAGAGGACGCGTCGTGCACGACGAGGAGGCAGTCGGCGGCCTCCACCTCCTCGAGGGTCGAGCGGAAGGCGGCGATCAAGGACGTCGGCAGGCGCTGGATGAAGCCGACGGTGTCGGTCATCACGGCCCAGCCGCCGCTCGGCAGGCGCACGCGGCGCGCGGTCGGGTCGAGGGTCGCGAACAGCTTGTCGTCGGCGTACGCGGCGTATTCCCCCGTCAACTGGTTGAGCAAGGTGGACTTGCCCACGTTGGTGTAGCCGACGAGGGCCACCTGGGGCACGGGTACGCCGGCGCGCCGTTCTCGGCGCAGGCGGCGCGAGGAGCGCACGCGCTCGAGCTCGGCGCGCAGATGCTTGATGCGGTATTGGATATGGCGCTTCTCGTACTCGAGCTTCCTTTCGCCGGGGCCGCGCGTGCCGATGCCTCCGGCCTGCTGGGAGAACGCGCGGATGCCGGTCAGGCGCGGGAGCATGTAGGACAGTTGGGCCAGCTCGACCTGCAGGCTTCCTTCGCTCGTGCGCGCGCGCCGCGCGAAGATGTCCAGGATCAGGCGGGTGCGGTCGACGATCTTCACCTTCGGCAGCGCCTTCTCCAGGTTCTTCTGCTGGCCGGCGTTCAGCTCGAGGTCGAAGATCACCGTGCCCGCGCGCAGGCCGGCGCACATCCCGACGATCTCCTCCACCTTGCCTTCGCCGATCAAGGTCGACGAGTTGAAGCGCTGGAGCGCCTGCGTGGTCTCCCCGACGACCAGCGCGCCCGCCGTCTCCACGAGGCGCTTGAGCTCCTCGAGGCTGGTGCGGATCACGTCCGTCTGCGACTTGGGACCGACGCCGACGAGGACCGCGCGCTCGATGGGAGCGCGGGTCTCGCGGGAGACGTTCCGGACGCCGGTCTTGCGCGCCATCAGTCGAGCAGGACCTCGGGCATCGCCTTCTGCAGCAAGGTGCGCCAGCGGCGCGCGGTCCCCGCCATGAGCGTGTCGAACGGCGCGAAATCGTCGGTGAGGACGGGGGCGCCCTCGAGGTCGCGCGCGACCGGCTTCAACTCGCGGCTGAGCATCAGCGCGACCTCCTTGGACGAGCGTTCCGGCGCCGCGGGCGGGCCGGCCTCGAGCGGGCCCGCGGACGCGAAGAGCAGGATGTTGGCGAGGCCGTCGTTGGGCTCGCTGGCGACGAACGCGCGCACGTGAGGGAAAGACGCCGACAAGGTGCGGTACACGGCCTTCCAGGGCCGGTCGTCGGGGGCGGCCACCGCGCTGACGATGTTGATCGCGAGCACCCCGTCCGGGGACAGGGAATCCCGCATGCGCCCGAACGCCTCGGCGGTGAACAGGTGCGCGGGCGGCGACTCGGCGCCGAACGCGTCGAGGAAGGCGAGGTCCCACGGCCCGAGGCCCGTCTCGAGCAGGGCGCGGCCGTCGCCGATGACGACCTTGCCCTTCGGCTCGTAGCCGAAATCCTTGTAGGCGGTCTCGGCGATCGCGGGGTCGATCTCGAAGGCGTCCACGGTCAGGCCGCGGCGCTCGAGCGCCTTGGGCAGCAGGCCCGCGCCGAGGCCGACGACCAAGGCGCGCTCCGCCTTCGGCCGCAGCGCGCGCGACCACTCCATGCCGCGGATGTACTGCGACTCGCTCTCCCCCTCCGGCTTCTCCATCACCGACTGGCTCGTGCCGTTGACGAGCAGGTAGCGCCTGGAGCCGGTGTCCGTCACGGCGATGCGGCCGTAGGCCGACTCGCGCGCCGACAGGGAATGGCGCGGCTTCGGCGCCGGCATCAGCACGAGCGCCACGCAGGCGGCGCACGCCGCCAGCTGCCCGAGCGGCAGCGCGCGCAGGGACAGCCAGGAGCCGAGCGCGCCGAGCAGCATCAGGATCAGGGCGATCCCGTACAGGATCTTGGAGATCGGCAGATGCGGCACCAGCACGAAGCCGGTCAGCACCGCGCCGAGGACGCTGCCCGCCGTCGAGATCGCCCAGGCGTCTCCCGACCTGCGGCCGGTGTCGAACGCGCCCGTGGCGGTGAGGCGCACCGCGACGGGGCCGAGCGCGCCGAGCAGCACCAGCGCGGGCCCCATCAGCGCGCCGGCGCTGACGAGCGCGCCGGCCTGGATGCCGAAGGGCAGGCTCGCGCGCAGGATGGGCGCGCGCAGCCACGGCACGGCGGCGACGGTCAGTCCCGCGGCGGTGAGCATGCGCGCGAATAAAAGAAGATACGGCTGGCGGTCGGCCTGGCGTCCGCCCCAGGCGTAGCCGAGGGCGAGGGCCACCATCGTCACCGTGATCATGGCCGACCACGTGTAGATCGACGAGCCGTAGAAGGGACTGATCAGGCGCGCGCCCGCGAGCTCGAGCACGAGGCAGGACGCGCCGGACAGGAACAGGCTGCCGAGCAGGTAGGGCGTGGTGTACGGCGGCTGCTGTCCCGGCTTAAGCGGCGGTTTTTTCACGGGCTTCCTCCCAAAGTCTCAAGGCGCGGGCCAGCATCGCGTCGTGGCCCTCGGACGCGTCGAGCGCCTCGGCCTCGAGCTGGTTGCGGAACCAGGTGCGCTGGCGCTTGGCGTAGGCGACGGTCCCGCGGATCAGCTCGGCCAGGCCCTCGTCCTCGGACATCTTACCACGCGCGCAGGCCAGCGCCTCGCGGTAGCCGAGGCTGGTGAACCCGGGCTCCTGGCCGGTGAAGACCTTGGGCACGAGCGCCATCACCTCGCTGAGCAGCCCCGGCCACATCCCCCGCGCGCGGGTCTCGATGCGCTCCCGCGACAGCGCGGGGCTCATGTCGAGGCGGAGCGTCAAAGTCGCGGCGGTCCCGCCGGTACGGCCCTCCCGCCAGTGCGCGGAGATCGGCTTGCCGGTGAGCTCCAGCACCTCGAGCGCGCGCAGGACGCGCTGGATGTTCGCCGGCGGTATGCCGGCCGCGGCCTCCGGGTCGGCCTTGGCCAGGCGCGCGTGCAGGGACTCGCGGCCGTTCTTCTCCGCCTCGGCCGTCAGGCGCGCGCGCACGGCCTCGTCCCTCGGGGGCAGGGGCGACATCCCCTCGAGCAAGGCGCGCAGGTACAGGCCCGTGCCGCCGCAGACGAGCGGGAGCTTCCCTCGCGAGCGGATGTCGGCGATCGCTTCGGAGGCTTCCTTCGCCCAGCGCGCGGCGTCGAAGGTCTCGGACGGGTCGGCGCAGTCGAGCAGCCAGTGGCGCGCGCGCGCGCGCTGCTCCTGGGAGGGCTTGGCGGTGCCGGCGTCGAGCCGGCGATACACCTGACGCGAGTCGGCGGAGACGACCTCGGCGCCGAGCGCCTCAGCGAGCGCTACGGCGAGATCGGTCTTGCCGGAGGCCGTGGGCCCGGCGAGAACGATGAGCGATGCGGAGTTGTCGGTCATGCTTAGGTTCGGCCGCAGCTCAGAGCAGCTCCTCTTGAGTCATCATTCATCGGCAAGAATCAGCCTTTCTGTTCGCTTATCGAACCCGGCAGTCGAACCTTCCGCATATATCGCGATTGTGATTTCCTTCTTGAAACCTTTGTCGGGTATATGGGCGTGATTGTTAGTAGGAGTTTCGAGCAGCTGTTTAAGGGAGTCCAGCAATTCCTTGGCCTCATCAGTGGTGAGGAGCACTGATATGGTATCGATCGCCTTATCGTTGTCTTGATCTAAGATTCGCATGGTTGTCGCTAATGATGCGGTCTCGCTGTTCTGACGAGTTCCGAGGCTCTATCTCGAGGCTGATCATCGTTCAGCTAACCCAATGTTCATGCCCGTTTTGATTCAGTCAATCTGAGATTGAGGAGACATTCCTGGCCCTCGAGGCCGTAGATTAGTAAGGAGAAAATCCCGCGAAGCCCTCGTCCTTTATAGGCGGCCTCAATCTCAATGTATTCGTCTTTATGGTGCTTGATCCGTTCGAAGTCCTTGGCGCCACATTTTCCCAGGAATGCGGATATGCGGGGGATGAGGTTTCCCCAAAGTTGCTTAATGTCTTCGTTGGGGTGTAGCCGAAGCAGATGGGAAACCGTGATTACTTCATCGGCGTCACAATTGATGTTGCGGTGAATAACGTAGTGATTCGTCGACTTGGGTAGGAGTTCGGCCGCAATATCCGGAAGGAGATCCTTGTCGATACGATTGAATGCATCCAACACTTTGCTGGTCTTCTTCATTGGTGCTCCATTACTTGCCTGCACGAAAGGGGTAGCGTCCCCTTATCTCAAGATCGAGGCGATATGCCTCCTTAATCCCGAAGTCGAAGCTCTTTGATAGGTGGCCATCATCATCGTAGGTCCGGATGTAAGCCTCGGCCCGTCCAAGAGCCTTGTCGAAATTCCGCACGTTTTGCGGCTGATTGCGAAATTTGAATCGGGTACTCAATTCGACCTCCTTCAACATGGCGAGCCCCATGATTACGGTTACGTTGATTTTATCCGATTCAGAGACGCGTGCTTTCTTCCCGGACTGGCCGTTGATTTGAACATGAATGCTTACATGATTGAATCGGCCCTTATCCTCGGCGACACCTGTTGCTGATCCAACGCCTGGATTGCTCAGATTGAATGACCGTGAAGCGGTGATCCCGGTTCCCCCTAGTTGGGCTCCCAGCATGGTCGCCGGGCTGAGAGGCGTCGGGGCGGATGCCGTTGCGGGGAGAGTGACGCCTGCTTCTGTGTGGGGCAGTCCTGGCCCGCTATGAATTGAAGAATCGGGGCTGTGGGTTGGAGAATGAGTGTCCTGAGTTCCCTCCTCGTCTTCGAGTCCGGCCAAATGCTTTTCTGCAGCGAACTTCACCTTGGATTCAGGCCTGGTGCTTCTAGGAACATCCTGCTGGGATCGAGGCGCGACGACTGCGCCATCTTGCCGCCGCACTTCGCGGTCTAAGTCCTCATGGGCTTGGTCAGCGGGGTCGACTTTGATCAACATTTCCACCCAGGCACGTCCGGCGTCGTCGGTCCGCGCGGTCGCTCCGTCGGGAAATTCAAAAAGGTTGGAATCCGCGCTGAAGGTCACTGGGAACCCTGCCTTGTTGCCCAGGTCGCCCGTGAATTCAACCTCGGCCAGAAGTATTACCGCCTCTCCTCGCGAGGCCGCGTCCTTGTCGCTGCTCAGCGTAATTTTGGTCGGCTTGAGTGGTAACTTCGGTTTCGGCGGCGCCTCGGGTTTCGCCGGCGCCGGTTTGGGTACGAAATTCGATGAAGAACCGGCCGAAGCCTGGGGCTTTCCCGCGCCCCTGAATAACTTGCTTATGCCTCGAAAAAGCGCCGGAATCCCTTTGAGGATTAGTACTGCGCCCAATTCACCGAGCGCCTTCCCCAACTCCTCGCCGCCGGTGCCGGAGTACCCACTGGAGTAAGACGAGCCAGAAGAACTCCCCCCGCCGCAGTTCTGCACGCAGACACCGTGCGGAACCGACGGCGGAGGCGGAAGGTTGGGGATGTTCCAGGCGCCTAGCCCCGCCTCGGTCAAATCGAGGGGACGGGCGCGCGTCAGGACGGCGGCCGTGCCGTCGTCCTCGATGATCTCGAGCGGGGCGGTCGAGAAATTGAATGCGGGATCGTCGAGCCAGCGGACGAGAACGGGCGCGGGTATTGCGACGGGCCAACGGCCTTCTTCCGTGTCGGCCGGGCGCAACACGAGCATGCCCGCGACTTGACTCGCTTCGTTGAGGACGGGGCCGCCGCTGAGTTCGGGCGAGATGGCGGCGTCGGTCTGGAAGCTGGCCTCGCCGACCTTGGTCACGAGGCCGGCTGTCTTCGTCCAAAGGCCGGAGATCATAGTATGCCCGACGGCGGTGACGAGTTCGTCTTTGGCGGGCGTCGTCTCCGCGATCGAGAGAGCGGGACGAGCCAGATCCTCGGAATAAGAGAGCACGGCCACGCTCAGTTCGGGATGGCGGCGGACGACCGTCGCCGTGAGCTGGACGGGCTTCGCCGTCCCAGAATAAGCGAAGAGGTTGGGGTGGTCGGTGTCGGCGACGATGGCGGCGTCGGTGACGAGCACGGCGCCGTTCTTCGTTTTGAGCAAGGTGGCGGCGGCCCGCTGGTCTTTCCACACCACGACAAAAACGCTTTCTTCGGGTTTCTGTGAGACGACGCGCCCTGCCGAGATGAGAACCGTGTCCTTCACTCTCTGCGCGGCGGCAAGGTCTGTGAAGGCGGTCGCGCGAGCACAATACAGCTTTGAACGGGCCGCGCCAATCGCTTTCTCGGAGGCCAGCGCCATGGTCAGCTTGCGGACCCGGGCGCGGAACTTCTCGTATTCAGCCCCGGTCAGCTTTGCCTGGGACGAGGCTTGGTCGAGTGCCTGTTCCGCGGATTTCCCCTCCGCTTGCGGGCCGAGCAAGGCTAACAACCACGGTGAGGCTTCGCCTTTCTCGGTCTGGAACAATCCGTCCCGGCTTGTGAGGAGCTTACGGCGGGCCTCGAGGGGCTCGCAGGGCGGCTCAGGGAATCGCTGCGCCCACGTGTAATCGGTGACCGCTAACGTTCGGTAGATCGCGTCGAGGCTGGAGGAGCGGTCCTTGAAGAACGGCCTGAGCTCCGGCGACATCCGCGGCTTGAGTCGTTCGAGTGTCTCCTTGACCTGAGCCTCGTCACGGAAGCCTTCGAAGCCGTCGGTCAGGACGAGGAGGTCGGCCTGGAGCGCCGCGAGGCCCTTCGAGTCGGCGGGGCCATCACCTTGCGCCTCGACGGCCCTCGCGTCGGGGGCCAAGACGTAGGTCGAGAGCAGGTACCAGAGCGGGTCCGTCGTGGTCTCGGCGCGGACGGGGATGGCAACGGCGAGGAGAAGCGCGAGCGCCGCTCGAGCCTTTCTCACCCAGGTTTACTTCGCCTTGCGCGCGGTCTTCGTTTTTCCGGAGAACAGGGAGTGAAACGGGCAGTCGGAGCCGCAGGCGTCGGGCAGTCCCAGGGAGGTCCGGGTCTGGCAGTCGGCGCTGTCCTCCGCCATCTTCTCGATGGCCTTCTGCGCTTCGCGCGAGATTTTTCTGAAGGCGAGGCCGACGCTGTAGGTCTCGCCCTTCTGGTGCACGCGCACGATGCCGGCCTCGATCGGAACGCCCTCGAGCCCGGGGATGTTCAAGGTCATCTGGAAGCTCTTGGTGTGGGGCGGCTCGATGAACATCAGCAGCGAGATGCCGCCGGCGGAGAGGTCGGTCATGATCGCGGGCTGCTTGTGCATCATGTTGTCGGAGCCCTCGAGCTCGAGCGTGATCGGCTCGACCATCCCTTCGACGACGCTGAACCGGCGATGCTTGCGGCGCTCGGCCCCCGTCTTCTTATGCTCGGTCATCTGTTTCCCCTTTCAAGATCCGTTTGCTCGTTCCGGTGACGCGGACCTTGACGGTCCGTCCCGCCGGCCCGGCTCCCTTCCAGGAGACCTTGAAGCCGTCGCGGGTGCGGCCGAAGCCGCCGCCCTCGTCCAGCACGTCCACGACCGTCCCGACCCGGGCGGCCAAGGCTTCCTCCGTCAGGCCGTCGCACAAAGCGTTGAGCCTCGACAACCGCTCTTCCTTCACCGCGTCGGGGACGTCGTCCGTCATGTCCGCCGACTCGGTCCCCTCGCGGGGCGAGTACTTGAACGTGTACGACCACGACGGCCGCAGACGCCCGACCAGGTCGAGGGTGCGCTCGAAATCCTCGTCGGTCTCTGAGGGGAATCCTACGATAATGTCAGTGGTGACTTCAACGCAAGGTATCGCGCGCCGCAGGCGCGCGGTTTTGTCGAGGATCGAGGCCGCGTCGTAATTGCGCCGCATGATCTTCAAAAGCCGGTCCGATCCGGATTGGAGCGGAAGATGGATCTGTTCGCAGATGTTGTTCGTCGTCGCCATCGCGTCGATCAGGTCGTCGTTGACGAAGTGAGGATGAGGGCTTTCGAACCGGACCCGCTCGAGGCCCTCGATCGTTCCCAGGCGTCTCAGCAGTTCCGGGAAGCGGAGCTCCGCTCCCCCCTCCGGGGCATGCCAGCTGTTGACGGTCTGGCCGAGGAGCGTTATCTCTTTGGCTCCGCGACCGACCTTCTCCCGGACCTCCGCCATGACCGTCTCGTACGGCCGGTACAGCTCGCGGCCCCGCACTGAGGGCACGATGCAGTAGGAGCAGGAGTAGTTGCAGCCGCGCATGATCGTGACGAAGGCGGTGCAGGGCGAGGCCCAGCCCGTGGGCTTGTCGAGGGTCTCCGGCGGGAACGCCCGGCGCGTCTCGGCCATCGCGTCGAAGCGCGCGCCCAGGGCCTCTTCGACGATGCGCGGGTAGTCCTCGATGGACTTGGCGCCGACGACGAGGTCCACGTACGGGAAGCGCTTCCGGATCCAGGGGCCGAGGCGCTCGGCCGCGCAGCCGGCGACGATCAGCACGCGCTCGGAGTCCTTCTCCTTCCAGCCGCGCAGGCGGCCGATGAAGGAGAGGGCCTTGTCCTCGGCGTGCTGGCGCACGGTGCAGGTGTTGAGGACGATGGCGTCCGCGCTCTCGGGCTCGGAGACGGCGGTGAAGCCGCGGCCGGTCAGGGGCGAGGCGAGCTCCTCGCCGTCGGCGACGGACATCTGGCAGCCGAAGGTGACGACGTGGAGGCGCATCGAGCTATCGCTTGCTCTTGGACTTCTTCTTCGCCGGCTTCTGGTCCTGGCCCTGGCGGCGGCCCATGCCGATCTCGACGAGGTCGTGCGTCGCCTCGATGACCTGGCGGCGGGCCTCCGGGTCGAGCGGCGCGAGAGCCATGATGACCTTCTCGAGGGCGGCGAGCGTCTTCTTCTGGATCATGGGGCCTCCTAGAGCTTGACCTTCGACTGCACGACGCGGAAGTGCACCACCCGCATCTCTTCCTCTTCGCGGATATGCCGGCCGTTGGCGAAGTTCATCTTCTCCTTGAGCTCGGGCAAGGTCACGCCCTCGCGCTGGGCGAGGTCCTCGTCGAAGCTGCCGAAGGAGCGCAGCTCGACGACCGTCACGACCAGCTGGGCGCGCACGTTGCCGTGCTTGTCGACGAGCTGGAGGGCGTCTCCGACCTTCAGGTCGGCGTCCTCGGGATCATAGGCCGGGCAGGCGGTGGCCGTTTTGCGGCCCGCCAGGATGGACTGGATCATCTTCTCACCCAGTCCGCCGTCGCCGTACCAGCCGAAACGGAAACGTTTCACCGTGGAAGATTATAACTATTGTCGACGAGGATTGGGACGATTAAGCGGACTTTTTGGCGCAATCTTTGCAGAGGCCGAAAACCTCGTGCCGGTGCCACTTCGGCACGAAGCCCGCGTCGCGGCAGGCGTCGTCCTGGATCTTCTCGAGCTTGGGCCAGCGCACCTCTTGGATGCGCCCGCAGGAGACGCAGATCAGGTGGTCGTGATGCGGGCGGTCGTGCTCGACCTCGAAGCGCGCGGTGCCGCCCTGGCCGACGACGGGCGAGATGATGCCGCACTCCTGGAGCATCTTGAGGGTGCGGAAGACGGTGGCGCGGCCCACGCCGTGAGAGCGCAGGGCGTGATAGATCTCGTCCTGGCTCAGGTGATGGTCGGCCTTGAGGAAGTGGTCGAGGATGAGGCGGCGCTGTCCGGTCAGGCGCAGGCCGTTCTTGGCGAGGTGCTCGGTGAACACGCGGACGATCTTCTCCGCGTGCCTCTTGTCGCGGCCGCCTTCGTAGACGACGAGTTCTCTCACGGCCATAGGGTACCAGTCCGGGAGGCCGGGCGCAATAATTTAGTCATTAGACCTTGCTACAATAAAAACATGAAGCGCCTCTGGCCTTTGCCCGTCCTCCTGCTCCTGGCGCTCCCGGTGCGCGCCCAGGAAGGCGAGGACGCGGCGTCCGACGACTCGGCTCCGGCCGACGCCGCCGCCCCCGAGCCGCCGTTGTCCCCCCCCGGAGGCGAAGGCGCTGCGAACGACGCCGCGCCGCCCCAGGAGGAGTCCGCCGAGCCGAACTCCTCCGAGGAGCAGCCTCCTCAGGGCGGAGCCGCCCCCAACGAGGCGGCCGAGGGCGAGGAGCCGGCGGAGAAGCCGGCCAAGGAAGAGCCGATGATCAGCGTCAAGGTCGCGGCTCCCGAGGGCGAGGAAGGCGACGAGGAGAGCGTCGCCCCCGCGGCTCCGAAGAAGAAGGTGGAGCCGACGGCGACCTTGATGAGGGCGCCGAAGAAGGGCAAGCCGGCGGCGAAGCAGGCCAAGGGCAAGAAGAGCGAGAAGCAGGCGCCCCCTCCCGTGAAGGCGAAGGCCCCCGTCGTCGCGCCCGAGCCTCCCCCGCCGCCGGTCCCCGCGGTGCCGCTGACGCCGATCACGCCGCGCAACCCTTAAGACAGACCGGCTGGACGCGAGACGCCGAGGGCCTTCAGGATGAAGGCCCACATGTCGGCGACTTCCTGGATCATCTTGCTCATCGGCTTGCCGGCGCCGTGGCCCGCGTCCTTCTCCACGCGCGTGAGGATGGGCGCCGGGCCCGCCTGGGCGGCCTGGAGCGCGGCGGTGAACTTGTGGCTGTGCGCCGGGACGACCCGGTCGTCGTGGTCGCCCGTCATCACCATCGTGGCCGGATACGAGGTCCCCGGCTTCACGTTGTGCAGCGGCGAGTATCCGATCAAAGTGTCGAAGCCCTCTTTGGTCTCGCTGCTGCCGTAGTCGCTCTTCCAGCCGCGGCCGACCGTGAAGAGGTGAAACCTCAGCATGTCGAGCACGCCGACCTCGGGGACGGCCGCGCCGAAGAGTTCCGGGCGCTGGGTCATCGCCGCGCCGACGAGCAGTCCGCCGTTGCTGCCGCCGCCGATCGCCAGTTTGGGCGAGGAGGTGTATCTCTCCTTGATCAGGAACTCGGCCGCCGCGATGAAGTCGTCGAAGACGTTCTGCTTCTTGTCGAGGCGCCCCGCGTCGTGCCACTCCTGGCCGTACTCGCCGCCGCCCCTGAGGTTCGCCACGGCGTAGACGCCGCCGCGCTCCAGCCAGGCGATGTTCGCGCCGGAGAAGCCCGGGGTCATGGAGACGCCGAAGCCTCCGTAGCCGTAGAGATAGGTCGGGTTGGTCCCGTCGAGCTTGAGGCCCTTCTTGTGCACGATGAACATCGGGATCTTCGTGCCGTCCTTCGAGGGATAGAAGACCTGCGTGACCTCGAACTTCGACGGATCGACGGGAACCTTCGGCCTCCAGTAGGCGCTGGTCTTGCCCGTCTCGAGATTGAGACGGAAGTGCGTGCGGGGGTAGTTGTAGGATGAGAACGTGAAGAAGCCTTTCTTCTCCTCCTTGCTCGTCGTGGGTTCGAAGCCGCTCACCGAGCCGATCGCCGGCAGCTTCACCTGGTATTTGAATCCTCCGCGCGGGCCGTACACGCGCATGACCTCGTGGGCGTCCGTCTTCCAGACGGCGACGAAGCGCTTGCCGACTCGGCCGACCGAGTCCAGCACGTCGCGGTCGCGCGCCTCGGGGATGACCGTCCTCCAGTTCTCCGGAGCCGGGCTGCGGAGGTCGACGGCCACGAGCCTGCCGCGCGGCGCGTCATTCGTCGTCTGGACGAAGAAGCGCGGGCCCTCGTTGCCGATGATCGAGTATCTGGCGTCGAACCGGTCGAAG comes from the Elusimicrobiota bacterium genome and includes:
- a CDS encoding S9 family peptidase; its protein translation is MPAAVSPAAAAATPAGAAVTAAQALHAAAPRGGENAPLPDGDGRRLDAAFDGVKHPESRRDESVVNDYHGTKVSDPYRWLEDDNSAETKAWVDAQNRVTEKALDAIPERAEIAARLKELWNYERVGTPTKIGGHWIYMANDGLQNQSVMYKARTLKGPRAVLLDPNQLSADGTAALSGTSFSQDGRYLAYAISRAGSDWNEWKIRDVAAGKDLPETLKWTKFTGASWTKDGKGFYYTRYPEAKAGDELTGANENAKVYYHKAGEPQDKDVLVYERPEQPRWSFGAGVTEDGRYLLLYQYEGTEPKNRIWVKDLAKPGADFKPLFDRFDARYSIIGNEGPRFFVQTTNDAPRGRLVAVDLRSPAPENWRTVIPEARDRDVLDSVGRVGKRFVAVWKTDAHEVMRVYGPRGGFKYQVKLPAIGSVSGFEPTTSKEEKKGFFTFSSYNYPRTHFRLNLETGKTSAYWRPKVPVDPSKFEVTQVFYPSKDGTKIPMFIVHKKGLKLDGTNPTYLYGYGGFGVSMTPGFSGANIAWLERGGVYAVANLRGGGEYGQEWHDAGRLDKKQNVFDDFIAAAEFLIKERYTSSPKLAIGGGSNGGLLVGAAMTQRPELFGAAVPEVGVLDMLRFHLFTVGRGWKSDYGSSETKEGFDTLIGYSPLHNVKPGTSYPATMVMTGDHDDRVVPAHSHKFTAALQAAQAGPAPILTRVEKDAGHGAGKPMSKMIQEVADMWAFILKALGVSRPAGLS